The following proteins are co-located in the Sphingorhabdus lutea genome:
- the addB gene encoding double-strand break repair protein AddB translates to MGKKQRPQIFSIASHMGFADSLARYIIEKYGADPAQMAKGLLILPNNRAVAALSNAFLQYAENGLFMPQCISIGDAEKHDQLASIFDPIDDDRTQISLPREIGALERQMILADWLQHENYIGFDNLSASESMRLAQKMADSFDLLDVEKIPISKLSDIGENIGELQEHWQASFRIFFDMHVRWGNYCRENNILSATARRNIILDRWAISLKKYENLPFIIAAGVSTAAPAIANILKSVAALKNGQVILTGLDLKLDDDVWQFIGAGGDFQQINIAEQNDKDGGELLIIDESHPQFHLKKLLERISYARDEFRYLDVKEAERGPTSSGTMLRNAFLPAHFTSRWIDLKPSQRDARNLHLMICEDARHEAMSIALLIRRELEEKGNKIALITPDREIAARVSNLLKRWQIQADDTAGIALHQTAIGDLAMRLLECLGDDYSPISLLSILKHPLVMAGDGRTAWLDKARQLDLLLRGPRLGKGIRAIIASVQAEIDRIKKRGNADAAILDKYISLINWVEEIGQIIPTPNQTNYYISDIFLWLNNALMGLIGDDGWKGDAAKEYINLSDKIIQQQIKGAKIGYVGDWAAIIKMLMDQIMVRPNFGSHPRVQIYGLLEARLQKADVVICAGLNEGTWPQSPDNDPWLAPRIRRELDLPSLDRAIGLSAHDFVEAVSSGRVYMSRAMRDRKKSAVASRFLLRLIAITDEKIVSETEIPALAHRIDIGEKIPPASAPEPKPSKEARKVNLSVTDIDRLVADPFAFYAKKILKLPVLDNVGAGSNAAWRGTMIHDILEQWSKEDDYDVDKLLARGEEYLRHEIFDEASRLFWGPDFLKSLNWVADLIAQHRAEGRRVIAVEQSGEVEIDGVKLRGKVDRIDMLEQGGFAIIDYKTGSIPSKKALSEGFATQLGLCGLLAEMGAFSGVKGQANLFEYWVVKADRDKDVGGKVERGYKGPRDKGGPVAEKVVSIAHQTLKNAIHRWINGDEAFVARLHKEYCKYKDYDHLSRFAEWDGRKSRQFKAVNDEQ, encoded by the coding sequence ATGGGTAAAAAACAGCGTCCGCAAATATTTTCCATTGCAAGCCATATGGGCTTTGCGGACAGTTTGGCGCGTTATATCATCGAAAAATATGGCGCCGATCCGGCCCAAATGGCGAAGGGATTGCTTATCCTGCCCAATAATCGGGCGGTCGCCGCGCTTAGCAATGCATTTCTGCAATATGCGGAAAATGGGTTGTTTATGCCGCAATGCATATCCATTGGTGATGCGGAAAAACATGACCAATTGGCGTCAATTTTTGATCCTATAGACGATGACAGGACGCAAATTTCTTTGCCCAGAGAGATTGGCGCGTTGGAGCGTCAGATGATTTTGGCGGATTGGCTGCAACATGAAAACTATATTGGTTTTGACAATTTATCGGCATCGGAATCCATGCGACTGGCACAAAAAATGGCCGATAGTTTCGATTTATTGGATGTTGAAAAAATACCCATTTCCAAATTATCCGATATTGGTGAGAATATTGGAGAGTTGCAGGAACATTGGCAGGCATCATTTCGTATATTTTTCGACATGCATGTGCGCTGGGGCAATTATTGCCGTGAAAATAATATTTTATCCGCTACGGCGCGGCGCAATATTATTTTGGACCGCTGGGCTATCTCGCTTAAAAAATATGAAAATTTACCCTTTATCATTGCTGCGGGGGTCAGCACGGCCGCGCCCGCCATTGCCAATATTTTAAAATCAGTCGCAGCATTAAAAAATGGCCAAGTCATTTTAACTGGTTTAGATTTGAAATTGGATGATGATGTTTGGCAATTTATTGGTGCGGGCGGGGATTTTCAACAAATCAATATCGCTGAACAAAATGATAAAGATGGTGGTGAGCTCCTTATTATTGATGAGAGCCATCCGCAATTTCACTTAAAAAAATTATTGGAGCGCATTTCATATGCCCGCGATGAATTTCGATATTTGGATGTTAAGGAGGCTGAGCGCGGCCCCACATCAAGTGGCACGATGCTGCGCAATGCATTTTTGCCCGCGCATTTTACCAGCCGGTGGATTGATTTAAAACCCAGCCAACGCGATGCGCGCAACCTGCATTTAATGATTTGTGAAGATGCGCGGCATGAAGCAATGTCAATTGCGCTGCTTATCCGCCGTGAATTGGAGGAAAAGGGCAATAAAATCGCGTTAATTACCCCTGATAGAGAGATTGCGGCGCGAGTATCTAATTTATTGAAAAGATGGCAGATACAGGCAGATGATACCGCCGGTATCGCCCTGCACCAAACAGCAATTGGTGACCTTGCCATGCGGTTATTGGAATGTTTGGGGGATGATTATTCGCCAATTTCCCTACTGTCCATTTTAAAACATCCTTTGGTTATGGCGGGAGATGGTCGCACGGCATGGCTTGATAAAGCGCGGCAATTGGATTTGTTGTTGCGCGGTCCACGTTTGGGCAAAGGGATAAGGGCCATTATTGCATCGGTTCAGGCTGAAATTGACAGGATTAAAAAACGCGGCAATGCAGACGCGGCAATATTGGATAAATATATAAGTTTAATAAATTGGGTTGAAGAAATCGGCCAAATCATTCCAACGCCCAATCAAACAAATTATTATATTAGTGATATTTTTCTTTGGCTGAACAATGCTTTGATGGGCTTAATTGGTGATGATGGATGGAAAGGTGATGCAGCCAAGGAATATATAAATTTATCCGATAAAATTATTCAGCAACAGATAAAGGGCGCGAAAATTGGCTATGTAGGTGACTGGGCCGCGATTATTAAAATGTTGATGGATCAAATCATGGTCAGGCCAAATTTCGGCAGCCATCCAAGAGTACAAATTTACGGATTGTTGGAGGCACGGTTGCAAAAGGCCGATGTGGTTATTTGCGCCGGGTTAAATGAGGGGACATGGCCGCAAAGTCCAGATAATGACCCATGGTTAGCGCCCAGGATTAGACGCGAATTGGACCTGCCGTCATTGGATCGTGCAATTGGATTGTCCGCGCATGATTTTGTAGAGGCGGTAAGTTCGGGGCGCGTTTATATGAGCAGGGCAATGCGCGATCGCAAAAAATCCGCCGTGGCATCGCGTTTTTTGCTGCGCTTAATTGCCATTACCGATGAGAAAATAGTTTCAGAGACCGAAATTCCAGCTTTGGCCCACCGGATAGATATTGGTGAAAAAATACCACCCGCATCCGCGCCAGAGCCAAAACCGTCTAAAGAAGCAAGAAAGGTTAATTTATCGGTCACAGATATTGACCGATTGGTTGCCGATCCCTTTGCCTTTTATGCCAAGAAAATATTGAAATTGCCCGTTTTGGATAATGTCGGCGCGGGCAGTAACGCAGCATGGCGCGGCACGATGATCCATGATATTTTGGAGCAATGGTCCAAGGAAGATGATTATGATGTGGATAAATTATTGGCGCGGGGAGAGGAATATTTGCGCCATGAAATATTTGATGAGGCATCAAGATTATTTTGGGGACCAGATTTTTTAAAATCCCTTAATTGGGTCGCAGATTTAATTGCCCAGCATCGCGCCGAAGGCCGCAGGGTGATTGCCGTGGAGCAATCAGGCGAGGTTGAAATAGACGGCGTAAAATTGCGCGGCAAGGTGGACCGTATCGACATGTTGGAACAAGGGGGCTTTGCCATAATTGATTATAAAACGGGCAGCATCCCATCTAAAAAAGCGTTGAGCGAAGGTTTTGCCACTCAATTGGGCTTATGCGGTTTATTGGCGGAAATGGGCGCTTTTTCTGGTGTGAAGGGGCAGGCAAATTTATTTGAATATTGGGTAGTAAAAGCAGACAGAGATAAGGATGTGGGCGGCAAGGTTGAACGTGGATATAAAGGACCGCGGGATAAAGGCGGCCCAGTGGCGGAAAAGGTGGTTTCCATTGCGCATCAAACATTAAAAAATGCCATTCATCGTTGGATAAATGGCGATGAGGCATTTGTCGCGCGGCTGCACAAGGAATATTGCAAATATAAGGATTATGACCATTTGTCGCGCTTTGCCGAATGGGATGGCCGTAAATCAAGGCAGTTTAAGGCGGTAAATGATGAGCAATAA
- the trxA gene encoding thioredoxin — translation MATIAVSDDDFEAKVIKSDKPVLIDFWAEWCGPCKMIGPALEEISDEMGDDVIIAKLNIDDHPDTPGKLGVRGIPTMMLFKNGELVDTKVGAAPKGQLKEWLVGALG, via the coding sequence ATGGCGACAATAGCAGTTAGCGATGATGATTTTGAAGCAAAAGTAATTAAAAGTGACAAGCCAGTTTTAATCGATTTTTGGGCAGAATGGTGCGGGCCATGCAAAATGATTGGCCCGGCATTAGAAGAAATTAGCGATGAAATGGGTGATGACGTCATTATTGCCAAATTAAATATTGATGACCATCCAGATACGCCTGGCAAATTAGGTGTGCGCGGCATTCCTACCATGATGTTGTTCAAAAATGGCGAATTGGTTGATACCAAAGTGGGCGCTGCGCCCAAGGGCCAATTGAAAGAATGGTTGGTTGGCGCATTGGGTTAA
- the tsaE gene encoding tRNA (adenosine(37)-N6)-threonylcarbamoyltransferase complex ATPase subunit type 1 TsaE produces MHQFTLNIANISEMQQFGVKIASLIRVGDVIALNGNLGAGKTTFAQSIIAALGYQHDISSPSYSIVHYYEPPELRLPLAHADFYRLNDAMEIEELGIFDMLNDGAAIIEWAGDYVEHNMAQYIEINIEKIDDSENDLSQNDNDVSPRKLKINLGSDWVNRWT; encoded by the coding sequence ATGCATCAATTCACTCTAAATATTGCCAATATTTCCGAAATGCAGCAATTTGGCGTCAAAATTGCATCCTTAATCAGGGTGGGTGACGTCATTGCATTAAACGGTAATTTGGGCGCGGGTAAAACCACCTTTGCACAATCCATCATCGCGGCATTGGGGTATCAGCATGATATTTCCAGCCCCAGCTATTCCATCGTGCATTATTATGAGCCGCCAGAGTTAAGACTTCCTCTGGCCCATGCCGATTTTTATCGGTTAAATGACGCCATGGAAATAGAGGAGTTGGGCATTTTTGACATGTTAAATGATGGGGCGGCAATAATTGAATGGGCCGGAGATTATGTTGAACATAATATGGCGCAATATATTGAAATAAATATTGAAAAAATTGATGATAGCGAAAATGATTTGTCACAAAATGACAATGATGTATCGCCACGAAAGTTAAAGATAAATTTAGGTAGCGATTGGGTGAATAGGTGGACGTAA
- a CDS encoding aminoglycoside phosphotransferase family protein has protein sequence MVEDFLANHGWGNAKISPLAGDASFRRYMRVSHDQNGGAMLMFAPPPEEDVGPFLNMTDYLIENGFRAPKIFARDTEIGFILLEDFGDIRIKEYLEQDGDAINEEATYQKAVDTLLGLAEAPPANVPVYDKAAYMREIMLFSSWYMPAMNIINGIDELHVIWENLLTPIISAQSSPVTVLRDYHAENIMIVDEGDFGLIDYQDALLGHRAYDLLSLLQDARRDVPEELEQKMLQYYIDKANISDEFKDHYAILAAQRNIKIIGIFTRLWQRDGKAHYLEFLPRMWRLLERDLAQPALKDVRAWFDKYIPHSVRNISAQDMIKGAS, from the coding sequence ATGGTTGAAGATTTTTTGGCTAATCATGGCTGGGGTAATGCAAAAATTTCTCCTTTGGCCGGTGATGCATCATTTCGCAGATATATGCGTGTGTCGCATGATCAAAATGGTGGGGCAATGTTGATGTTTGCCCCGCCGCCAGAGGAAGATGTCGGCCCATTTTTGAACATGACCGATTATTTAATTGAAAATGGCTTTCGTGCGCCCAAAATTTTTGCCCGTGATACGGAAATTGGATTTATCTTGTTAGAAGATTTCGGTGATATTCGGATAAAGGAATATTTGGAGCAGGATGGTGATGCCATCAATGAAGAAGCAACCTATCAAAAAGCGGTCGATACATTATTAGGATTGGCAGAGGCGCCGCCCGCCAATGTGCCCGTTTATGATAAGGCGGCATATATGCGGGAGATTATGTTATTTTCAAGCTGGTATATGCCGGCCATGAATATAATAAATGGTATTGATGAACTGCATGTTATTTGGGAAAATCTATTAACCCCGATTATATCTGCCCAATCATCGCCGGTTACCGTGCTTCGTGATTATCATGCCGAAAATATTATGATAGTGGATGAGGGAGATTTTGGCTTAATTGACTATCAAGACGCCCTTTTGGGGCATAGGGCATATGATTTATTATCTTTATTACAGGATGCACGGCGCGATGTTCCGGAGGAGCTGGAGCAAAAAATGCTGCAATATTATATTGATAAAGCCAATATCTCAGATGAATTTAAAGATCATTATGCCATTTTGGCGGCACAAAGAAATATAAAAATTATCGGCATATTTACCAGGCTTTGGCAGCGCGATGGCAAGGCGCATTATTTGGAGTTCCTGCCAAGAATGTGGCGTTTATTGGAACGGGATTTGGCCCAGCCAGCTTTGAAAGATGTCCGTGCATGGTTTGACAAATATATCCCACATTCAGTGCGGAATATTAGCGCGCAAGATATGATAAAGGGCGCGTCATGA
- a CDS encoding nucleotidyltransferase family protein — translation MNGNVKIDTAMVMSAGLGTRMRPLTDNRPKPLVELAGGALIDHVLTALHQGDVKNIVVNVHYLADQMEEHLSGWDDQFNIKISDERHALMETGGGLVKAQHMLQGDPFFCLNSDNLWVSKDKNIFQEMAQLWRGDVMDALLLLVPHENAHNHIGRGDFNWDGQNLTRRGDDDYAPYIFSGIQIISHNLLKNAPNGPFSTNILWDKAMEDGRVHAHIFNGQWFDIGRPEAIAQTEEYLRENKIEMPAFAHLKKDSVNG, via the coding sequence ATGAACGGAAATGTAAAAATTGATACCGCCATGGTCATGTCGGCGGGGCTTGGCACGCGAATGCGCCCATTGACCGATAATCGCCCAAAACCATTGGTTGAATTGGCTGGAGGCGCATTGATAGATCATGTCTTAACCGCTTTACATCAAGGGGATGTTAAAAATATTGTCGTCAATGTGCATTATTTAGCCGATCAAATGGAGGAGCATTTGAGCGGTTGGGATGACCAATTTAATATTAAAATATCCGATGAACGTCATGCATTGATGGAAACTGGCGGCGGTTTGGTAAAGGCGCAGCATATGTTGCAGGGCGATCCATTTTTTTGTTTAAATAGCGATAATTTATGGGTTTCTAAGGATAAAAATATATTCCAGGAAATGGCACAATTATGGCGTGGTGACGTCATGGACGCATTATTATTGTTGGTGCCGCATGAAAATGCCCATAATCATATTGGCCGTGGGGATTTTAACTGGGACGGACAAAATTTAACACGCCGGGGTGATGATGATTATGCGCCCTATATATTTAGCGGCATTCAAATTATATCACATAATTTGTTGAAAAATGCACCAAATGGACCATTTTCAACCAATATTCTGTGGGATAAAGCAATGGAGGATGGGCGCGTTCATGCCCATATATTTAACGGTCAATGGTTCGACATTGGACGGCCAGAGGCGATAGCGCAGACCGAGGAATATTTGCGTGAAAATAAAATAGAAATGCCTGCATTTGCGCATTTAAAAAAAGATAGTGTAAATGGGTAA
- the addA gene encoding double-strand break repair helicase AddA, which produces MMSNKQNSAKFSDNELVNFKPLFKLTHDQEKGVQPAENIWLSASAGTGKTQVLTARVLRLLFQKNVLPRNLLCITYTNAGAAEMSERITQRLAKWVRLPGDKLFHDLDALGIDPNPENQKLARTLFARVLDTPGGINITTIHSFCQKLLSTFPTEADLIPGFQLMDDREKSDIIRQCMNILAIDAENNDNEFLSLDLKKLVERLGEHNLIKFLAKCCGKEQQFWSIADGDGASRFAQLVSGVEFDGSWDDYFIKAAHNENIDQNFSILADGIAGEKSPMSKNRVVILRQWLSADNAQKISMFDDLKGVFLTKELTPKSVKTGWSKDASLHELVLETAEWILQILMQKNLAEYAEIAASAIRTAQYFLKIYKNEKRNLALIDYDDMINQSAKLLQQSAMGDWIKYKLDQRIDHILVDEAQDTNFDQWSIIEALCDDFFAGAGAGKENVARTIFSVGDFKQAIFSFQGTSPLNYSAAFERFFERIDNMGSDLNKRHLAESFRSTMPILQFVNAYTQYAGDEPLGEGHSDHYSQLGDTGRVTLLPLFGPIENENEDDGGHEHVFDTADNIDDDEEEYGDQKFRMADWLAQHIKSIIDNPPFLKRTNAYLKPGDIMILLQKRGQIGNLLLSRLHEYDVPVAGMDRVKLQDSLAVMDILAGMKFAVQPDDDYSLACLLTSPLLGWDHDKLLKYGLRPNGKSLWRHILSQKNLSDDGDLLMSLLSTADYLGPVEYIEHILNGPMGGMKKFLSRLGQGQQNAIHEFINLAIDFESRHGRSIQKFIMWFEIGDVEIKRDVGEGGSQVQIMTVHGSKGLQAPYVILADIGSNPDKKKDHDFSLFTPQNYEIPLPYPKGGQKTGNVKKAMEKAAQTQRDESKRLLYVALTRAEEHLLMCGVRAKDIPENCWYTHLEQVMQNLHVDQIEAGDVPNGKMIFELTGTHYHNAALNDAANSQNTAKVGNDLEQLPIWAVTAAQSEKPDARPLAPSKVEDAGDIPISNPQMIAAARRGIIIHDILQHIKITSSTLKLPQIIVQYIKDNYPHDDVQPDEIAQLILNLLHDKNLAKIFQGDAISELPIAAVIKGRVVSGRIDKVYFEGQKITLVDFKTSKKSAATYKELPKPIARQMALYCAAMHKIYPNHDVEAKIIYTQYAQMIDIPGAYLDEIINQMAQI; this is translated from the coding sequence ATGATGAGCAATAAACAAAATTCCGCCAAATTTAGTGATAATGAACTGGTTAATTTTAAACCATTATTTAAGCTGACCCATGATCAGGAAAAGGGGGTTCAGCCTGCGGAAAATATCTGGCTAAGCGCATCGGCAGGAACGGGCAAGACGCAGGTGTTAACGGCGCGTGTGCTGCGTTTATTATTTCAAAAAAATGTCCTGCCGCGAAATTTACTTTGCATCACCTATACAAATGCAGGTGCGGCAGAAATGTCGGAGCGTATCACGCAAAGATTGGCCAAATGGGTGCGTCTTCCCGGGGATAAATTATTTCATGACTTAGATGCATTGGGTATTGATCCAAATCCAGAGAATCAAAAATTGGCGCGCACATTATTCGCCCGTGTGTTGGACACGCCGGGGGGGATAAATATCACCACCATACATAGTTTTTGTCAAAAATTATTGTCCACATTTCCTACAGAGGCGGATTTAATACCCGGTTTCCAATTGATGGATGACCGCGAAAAAAGTGATATTATCCGCCAATGCATGAATATTTTGGCCATTGACGCTGAAAATAATGATAATGAATTTTTATCCCTTGATTTAAAAAAATTGGTCGAAAGGCTAGGCGAGCATAATTTAATTAAATTTTTGGCCAAATGTTGCGGCAAGGAACAACAATTTTGGAGCATAGCTGACGGCGATGGTGCGTCTAGATTTGCCCAATTGGTTAGCGGGGTTGAATTTGATGGTTCATGGGATGATTATTTCATCAAGGCTGCGCATAACGAAAATATCGATCAAAACTTTAGCATTTTAGCAGACGGGATTGCGGGTGAAAAATCGCCAATGTCAAAAAATCGTGTCGTTATATTAAGGCAATGGTTAAGCGCGGACAATGCCCAAAAAATCAGTATGTTTGATGATTTGAAGGGTGTATTTCTTACAAAGGAATTAACACCAAAATCTGTAAAAACAGGATGGTCAAAGGATGCGTCTCTGCACGAATTAGTGTTGGAAACAGCTGAATGGATATTACAAATATTGATGCAAAAAAACCTTGCCGAATATGCCGAAATTGCTGCTTCGGCCATTCGCACCGCGCAATATTTTTTAAAAATATATAAAAATGAGAAACGAAATTTGGCGCTGATTGATTATGATGACATGATAAATCAAAGCGCGAAATTATTACAACAATCTGCAATGGGCGATTGGATCAAATATAAATTGGACCAAAGAATTGACCATATTTTGGTGGATGAGGCGCAGGATACAAATTTTGATCAATGGTCGATTATTGAGGCGTTATGCGATGATTTTTTTGCAGGAGCAGGCGCGGGTAAAGAAAATGTTGCGCGGACAATTTTTTCCGTGGGCGATTTTAAGCAGGCAATTTTCAGCTTTCAAGGGACAAGTCCGTTAAATTATTCCGCAGCATTTGAACGATTTTTTGAACGTATCGATAATATGGGAAGCGATTTAAACAAAAGGCATTTGGCTGAAAGTTTCCGTTCCACCATGCCCATTTTACAATTTGTCAACGCCTATACCCAATATGCAGGGGATGAGCCATTGGGGGAGGGGCATAGCGACCATTATAGCCAATTGGGCGATACAGGGCGTGTTACATTACTTCCCCTATTCGGGCCAATTGAGAACGAAAATGAGGATGATGGCGGCCATGAACATGTATTTGATACGGCAGATAATATAGATGATGATGAAGAAGAATATGGAGATCAAAAATTCCGAATGGCGGATTGGTTGGCCCAACATATCAAATCCATTATCGATAATCCGCCCTTTTTAAAACGCACCAATGCATATTTAAAACCAGGCGACATTATGATTTTATTACAGAAAAGGGGACAAATTGGCAATTTGTTGCTTTCCCGTCTGCATGAATATGATGTGCCCGTGGCGGGAATGGACCGTGTAAAGTTGCAAGATTCGCTGGCGGTTATGGATATTCTCGCGGGCATGAAATTCGCGGTTCAACCCGATGATGATTATAGCCTGGCCTGTTTATTAACATCCCCCCTATTGGGATGGGATCATGATAAATTATTAAAATATGGCCTTAGACCCAATGGTAAATCATTATGGCGGCATATATTATCGCAAAAAAATCTGTCGGATGATGGCGATTTATTAATGTCATTATTATCAACCGCCGATTATTTGGGGCCGGTTGAATATATTGAACATATTTTAAACGGACCAATGGGCGGTATGAAAAAATTCTTGTCTCGATTGGGGCAGGGGCAGCAAAATGCGATTCATGAATTCATCAATTTGGCGATTGATTTTGAAAGCAGGCATGGGCGGTCAATCCAAAAATTTATCATGTGGTTTGAAATTGGTGATGTTGAGATAAAAAGAGATGTGGGCGAGGGTGGTTCGCAAGTTCAAATCATGACCGTTCATGGGTCAAAGGGATTGCAAGCACCCTATGTTATTTTGGCCGATATTGGTTCAAATCCCGATAAGAAAAAGGATCATGATTTTTCATTATTCACTCCGCAAAATTATGAAATTCCGCTTCCCTATCCAAAGGGTGGACAAAAAACAGGCAATGTAAAAAAGGCTATGGAAAAAGCCGCGCAAACACAGCGTGATGAATCCAAAAGATTACTTTATGTGGCGTTGACCCGTGCGGAGGAACATTTATTGATGTGCGGTGTGCGGGCAAAAGATATACCGGAAAATTGTTGGTACACACATTTAGAACAAGTTATGCAAAATTTGCATGTTGACCAAATAGAGGCCGGCGATGTCCCCAATGGTAAAATGATTTTTGAATTAACCGGCACACATTATCATAATGCCGCGTTAAATGATGCCGCAAATTCCCAAAATACCGCAAAAGTTGGGAATGATTTAGAACAATTACCCATATGGGCCGTTACTGCTGCGCAGAGCGAAAAGCCAGATGCGCGACCTCTTGCCCCATCAAAGGTGGAGGATGCAGGCGATATCCCCATATCAAACCCCCAAATGATTGCCGCCGCACGGCGCGGAATCATTATCCATGATATATTACAGCATATAAAAATTACATCATCGACATTGAAATTGCCGCAAATAATTGTCCAATATATAAAGGATAATTACCCGCATGATGATGTTCAGCCCGATGAAATCGCGCAGTTAATATTAAATTTATTGCATGATAAAAATCTGGCCAAAATTTTTCAGGGCGATGCGATATCGGAGCTGCCTATTGCGGCGGTGATAAAGGGCCGCGTTGTTTCGGGTCGTATTGATAAGGTTTATTTTGAGGGACAGAAAATCACGCTGGTTGATTTTAAGACGAGCAAGAAAAGCGCCGCCACATATAAAGAATTGCCAAAGCCAATTGCCCGGCAAATGGCATTATACTGCGCAGCAATGCACAAAATTTATCCAAATCATGATGTGGAGGCAAAAATTATTTATACGCAATATGCGCAAATGATTGATATTCCTGGGGCATATTTGGATGAAATCATCAATCAAATGGCGCAAATTTAG
- a CDS encoding inositol monophosphatase family protein has product MDLSPKILNSNLSNKSTAIFNLLQYVGAHIIMPHFRKLSGADIMDKGQGELVTIADQLAEQYLSQKLSLSFPDHQIYGEESAHQNGLTPQMLSQGKWWVIDPIDGTYNFTKGRSPFAIMLAQIQNGKAIFSAIYDPVTSRFCTAFLGQGAYINGAKIVHNPAPPHDKLNAAISMMFMSHEQAKWAKRHLSPKLHYIPIPRCAGEQYPLVIIGNHDVAFFERVLPWDHIAGALFVNEAGGYVAHLDGSIYHPFTQKNGLLAATSKQVWEKAAQIFSGFPSV; this is encoded by the coding sequence ATGGATTTATCGCCAAAAATATTAAATAGCAATTTATCAAATAAAAGTACGGCTATATTTAATCTGTTACAATATGTTGGTGCGCATATCATCATGCCACATTTTCGCAAATTATCCGGCGCCGATATAATGGATAAGGGGCAAGGCGAGCTGGTGACCATTGCCGATCAATTGGCCGAGCAATATTTATCTCAAAAATTGTCCCTATCCTTTCCCGACCATCAAATTTATGGTGAGGAAAGTGCGCATCAAAATGGATTAACACCCCAAATGCTCTCGCAGGGCAAATGGTGGGTGATTGATCCGATTGACGGCACATATAATTTTACCAAAGGCCGCTCCCCCTTTGCCATTATGTTGGCCCAAATTCAGAATGGCAAAGCAATTTTCAGCGCAATTTATGATCCCGTGACGTCAAGATTTTGCACCGCATTTTTGGGTCAGGGCGCATATATAAATGGAGCAAAGATTGTTCATAACCCCGCGCCGCCACATGATAAATTAAATGCCGCCATCAGCATGATGTTCATGTCGCACGAACAGGCAAAATGGGCTAAGAGGCATTTATCGCCAAAATTGCATTATATTCCCATTCCACGATGCGCGGGGGAACAATATCCGTTGGTCATTATAGGCAATCATGACGTCGCATTTTTTGAAAGGGTGCTGCCATGGGATCATATTGCAGGCGCATTATTTGTCAATGAAGCTGGCGGATATGTTGCCCATCTTGACGGCAGCATATATCATCCATTTACCCAAAAAAATGGGCTGCTTGCCGCCACCTCGAAACAGGTTTGGGAAAAAGCAGCCCAGATATTTTCCGGTTTCCCATCTGTTTAA